The following proteins are co-located in the Peptococcaceae bacterium 1198_IL3148 genome:
- a CDS encoding MetQ/NlpA family ABC transporter substrate-binding protein produces the protein MKKILAVVTLLLALVLAGCGGNTETPAEEGKTAIKVGATPLPHAEILKVAQPILAEDGIELEIVEFTDYTTPNLSLNDGSIDANFFQHQPYLDDFNAKQGSNLTSIAKIHFEPMGLYSKKVQSVEELKEGATIGIPGDATNGGRALVVLENAGLIKLKEGVGITATVRDIVEKKVEVMEMEAAQLPRSLEDLDGAVINGNYAVEADLTPADALVSEDAQSEAAETFGNVLVVKEGGEEREELKKLAEVLQSDDVKKFIEETYQGAVIPTF, from the coding sequence TTGAAAAAAATACTTGCTGTTGTAACTTTACTGTTGGCTCTAGTGTTGGCGGGTTGTGGTGGTAACACCGAAACACCTGCTGAGGAAGGCAAAACTGCCATCAAAGTAGGAGCTACACCGCTACCACACGCTGAGATCTTAAAAGTTGCTCAACCTATTTTGGCCGAAGATGGTATTGAGTTGGAAATTGTAGAGTTTACAGACTACACTACCCCAAACTTGAGCTTAAATGATGGTAGCATTGATGCTAACTTCTTTCAACATCAGCCATATTTAGATGACTTTAATGCTAAACAAGGTAGCAACTTAACTTCAATTGCAAAAATCCACTTTGAGCCAATGGGCTTATACTCCAAGAAGGTACAGAGCGTAGAAGAGCTTAAAGAGGGGGCTACCATTGGTATCCCTGGTGATGCTACCAACGGTGGTCGGGCGCTGGTGGTTTTAGAAAACGCTGGCTTAATTAAGCTAAAAGAAGGCGTAGGTATTACAGCAACGGTTCGCGATATTGTAGAAAAGAAAGTCGAAGTAATGGAAATGGAAGCTGCTCAGTTACCCCGTTCGCTAGAGGACTTGGATGGTGCTGTGATTAATGGCAACTATGCGGTGGAAGCTGATTTAACCCCAGCAGACGCTTTGGTGTCCGAGGATGCACAATCCGAAGCAGCTGAAACCTTTGGTAACGTGCTAGTGGTTAAAGAAGGTGGCGAAGAACGGGAAGAACTGAAGAAACTGGCAGAAGTACTGCAATCAGATGATGTTAAAAAGTTTATTGAAGAAACTTATCAAGGTGCAGTAATTCCTACATTTTAA
- the mltG gene encoding endolytic transglycosylase MltG, with product MNKSSSVMKQIPIIILLVLSLLVMSVVGVLIYFNTLLNPVANNAQPPVIVEVPANSTSSSVAALLEKKGLIKSATAFRVYSRYKGLDSQIQTGEYQLTASMSTPEILNTIIEGNQVFYSFTVPEGYTVEEIAQLLDNKGYADKDEFLELCQKGDFDYPFLKEQANTKYVLEGYLFPDTYKITKQMNEQDIILMMLNRFVAEAEKLNLAAKAKKLNFSLHQAVTVAAMIEREAIFDKERPRISGVIQNRLKIGMPLQIDATVLYALGQHKEVVLYKDLEVDSPYNTYRVQQLPPGPIACPGSASLKAAVEPEETDYLYYLAKPDGTHVFTNTLAEHQHYKEKYL from the coding sequence TTGAATAAGTCGAGTTCTGTTATGAAACAAATACCAATCATCATTCTATTGGTGTTGTCACTGCTGGTGATGTCGGTGGTGGGAGTATTGATATATTTTAATACTCTATTAAATCCCGTGGCTAATAATGCCCAACCGCCGGTGATAGTTGAAGTGCCAGCCAACAGCACCAGTAGCTCAGTGGCGGCATTGTTGGAGAAAAAAGGTTTAATCAAAAGTGCAACGGCCTTTCGGGTTTATTCTCGTTATAAAGGGTTAGATTCCCAAATTCAAACCGGTGAATACCAACTAACTGCCAGCATGTCTACTCCAGAAATATTAAACACTATTATTGAAGGTAATCAAGTGTTTTACAGTTTTACCGTTCCCGAGGGCTATACCGTTGAAGAAATAGCGCAATTATTAGATAACAAAGGTTATGCCGACAAAGACGAGTTTTTAGAGCTATGCCAAAAAGGTGATTTTGACTATCCATTCCTTAAAGAACAAGCCAATACCAAATATGTTTTAGAGGGCTACTTGTTTCCGGACACATATAAAATAACTAAGCAAATGAACGAGCAAGACATTATATTAATGATGTTAAACCGTTTTGTGGCGGAAGCGGAAAAATTAAATCTTGCTGCAAAAGCAAAAAAACTTAACTTTAGCTTGCACCAAGCGGTTACAGTGGCGGCGATGATTGAACGGGAGGCCATTTTTGATAAAGAACGCCCCCGGATTTCTGGTGTTATTCAAAATCGATTAAAAATTGGCATGCCGTTGCAAATTGATGCCACAGTGTTGTATGCTTTAGGTCAACATAAAGAAGTTGTTCTTTATAAAGATTTGGAAGTGGATTCACCTTACAACACTTACCGCGTACAGCAGCTCCCTCCTGGGCCGATAGCCTGTCCGGGTTCAGCGTCGTTAAAAGCAGCTGTAGAACCGGAAGAAACCGATTATCTGTATTACTTGGCCAAGCCAGATGGTACCCATGTCTTTACCAATACATTGGCCGAACATCAGCATTATAAAGAAAAGTACTTGTAA
- a CDS encoding U32 family peptidase: protein MQKPELLAPAGDLEKLKSAIIYGADAVYLGGKQFGLRASANNFGAEDLALGVEFAHQHGAKVYVTVNIFAHNHDLQLLPNYLNFLQDTGVDAIIVSDPGVIATARSVTPKLPIHLSTQANTTNWASVQFWQQQGVERVVLARELSLNEIKDISDKVDIELEAFIHGAMCMSYSGRCLLSNHLTGRDANRGDCAQACRWKYYLMEEKRPGQYFPVEEDNRGTYFMSSRDLSLIEYVPQLIEAGVKSFKIEGRMKSVHYVATVVKCYRQAIDNYFNNREHYRIDPRWLDEIAKVSHREYTTGFLLGQPGGEAQSKNAPHANRNYRFVGVVRDYDVNSGLALVEQRNHFAVGDAVEIFQPQGDNMTMTIEKIYDQKGNLQLNAPHAQQLVKLPMPEIKQWSMLRQVVKKD from the coding sequence ATGCAGAAACCAGAACTGCTTGCCCCGGCAGGGGATTTAGAAAAATTAAAATCAGCCATTATTTATGGTGCCGATGCGGTCTACCTTGGTGGTAAACAATTTGGATTGCGTGCCAGCGCCAACAATTTTGGCGCCGAGGATTTAGCCCTAGGGGTAGAGTTTGCTCACCAACATGGTGCCAAAGTTTACGTTACAGTAAATATATTTGCCCACAACCATGATCTTCAGTTGTTGCCCAATTATTTAAATTTTTTGCAAGACACCGGCGTTGACGCCATTATTGTCTCTGATCCCGGCGTAATCGCCACAGCCCGCAGTGTAACCCCCAAACTACCCATCCATTTAAGCACCCAAGCCAATACCACCAACTGGGCCAGTGTACAATTTTGGCAACAGCAAGGGGTGGAAAGGGTTGTGCTGGCAAGGGAATTGTCTTTGAACGAAATTAAAGATATATCTGATAAGGTGGATATTGAATTAGAAGCATTTATTCATGGGGCGATGTGCATGTCCTATTCGGGACGCTGCCTGCTTAGCAATCATTTAACGGGACGGGATGCCAACCGTGGTGACTGTGCCCAAGCCTGCCGCTGGAAGTATTACTTGATGGAGGAAAAGCGACCGGGGCAGTATTTCCCGGTGGAGGAGGACAATCGTGGCACCTATTTTATGAGTTCCCGGGATTTAAGCTTAATAGAATATGTGCCCCAACTAATTGAAGCTGGTGTAAAAAGTTTTAAGATTGAAGGCCGCATGAAAAGCGTTCATTATGTTGCCACAGTGGTAAAATGCTATCGCCAAGCTATAGATAATTACTTCAATAATCGAGAGCATTATCGTATTGACCCAAGGTGGCTTGATGAAATAGCTAAGGTCAGTCATCGCGAGTATACCACTGGTTTTCTGTTGGGGCAACCAGGTGGTGAGGCGCAATCAAAAAATGCTCCCCACGCTAACCGCAACTATCGATTTGTTGGTGTGGTCCGTGATTACGATGTAAACAGTGGCCTAGCTTTGGTGGAGCAACGCAACCACTTTGCAGTGGGTGATGCCGTTGAAATTTTTCAACCCCAGGGCGATAATATGACGATGACCATTGAGAAAATATATGATCAGAAGGGCAATTTGCAGCTCAATGCTCCCCATGCCCAGCAGTTGGTAAAATTGCCAATGCCAGAAATTAAACAATGGAGTATGCTCAGACAAGTGGTGAAGAAGGACTAA
- a CDS encoding methionine ABC transporter ATP-binding protein: MIKIENLRKVYSSGNKPVVALDNISLHIQKGEIFGIIGYSGAGKSSLVRCLNMLEKPTSGTINIGNLEITSLSEDKLMHARREIAMVFQHFNLLSSRTVFGNVAFPLEIAGVPKDEIKRRVNELLSLVGLADKSAVYPAQLSGGQKQRVGIARALANNPKVLLCDEATSALDPETTKSILKLLKDINRKLDLTILIITHEMKVITEICDTVAVLEAGNIIEMGSVVDVFIKPQHPTTRAFVQTVINTTVPETVQKRIGQSTNYVARISFIGDCTEQPIITAMVRKFDVDANILYGNIDHLQDTPFGVLIIELSGQQENIAAAVKYLVSQGLKIEVIK; the protein is encoded by the coding sequence ATGATTAAAATCGAGAACTTAAGAAAAGTATACAGCAGTGGAAACAAACCAGTGGTGGCATTGGATAATATCAGCCTACACATTCAAAAGGGAGAAATATTTGGCATTATTGGCTACAGTGGCGCTGGTAAAAGTAGCTTGGTGCGCTGTTTAAACATGTTGGAAAAGCCCACGTCAGGTACCATTAATATTGGTAATTTAGAAATAACCTCGTTAAGCGAGGATAAATTGATGCATGCCCGGCGGGAAATTGCTATGGTGTTTCAACACTTTAACTTACTTTCTTCCCGTACAGTATTTGGTAACGTGGCGTTTCCGTTGGAAATTGCCGGGGTGCCAAAGGATGAAATAAAAAGGCGTGTCAATGAATTACTGTCTTTGGTGGGTCTGGCAGATAAATCTGCAGTTTATCCGGCACAGCTTTCCGGGGGTCAAAAACAACGGGTGGGCATTGCCCGGGCGCTGGCCAATAATCCTAAGGTGTTGTTGTGTGATGAGGCCACTTCAGCCTTGGACCCAGAAACCACCAAGTCAATATTGAAATTATTAAAAGATATTAACCGCAAACTGGATTTAACTATTTTAATTATTACCCACGAGATGAAAGTGATTACTGAAATTTGTGATACGGTGGCAGTATTGGAAGCTGGAAACATTATAGAAATGGGTTCAGTGGTAGATGTATTTATTAAGCCGCAGCATCCCACCACCCGGGCCTTTGTCCAAACTGTAATCAACACCACCGTACCAGAAACGGTACAAAAGCGAATTGGTCAATCTACCAATTATGTTGCCCGGATATCCTTTATTGGTGATTGCACAGAACAACCCATTATTACTGCAATGGTGAGAAAATTTGACGTAGATGCTAACATTTTATACGGCAACATCGACCACCTGCAGGACACGCCCTTTGGTGTGCTAATTATTGAATTAAGTGGTCAGCAAGAAAATATAGCGGCGGCAGTAAAATATTTAGTATCCCAAGGGCTAAAAATAGAGGTGATCAAATAG
- a CDS encoding methionine ABC transporter permease — MESIIAHLIEMAPELWKATYQTIIMVGATMIFASIIGIPLGVLLVTTEKGSILENQPICSVLGWFTNVFRSLPFIILLIALFPFTRLIVGTTVGTAAATVPLVVGSAPFVARIVETSLKEIDRGVIEAAISMGARPWQIITKVLLPEALPGIILGLTITTVTVIGYTAMAGVVGGGGLGDLAYRYGFQRFDTITTWAVVVILVVMVQLVQSFGSWLSNTVNKK; from the coding sequence ATGGAAAGTATTATCGCACATTTAATTGAAATGGCTCCAGAACTATGGAAGGCTACCTATCAAACAATCATTATGGTGGGCGCCACCATGATATTTGCGTCAATTATCGGCATCCCTTTGGGTGTGTTGTTGGTTACCACTGAGAAGGGAAGTATTTTAGAAAACCAACCTATCTGCAGCGTTTTGGGTTGGTTCACCAACGTCTTTCGCTCACTGCCATTTATTATTTTACTGATAGCTTTGTTTCCCTTTACCAGACTAATCGTTGGTACCACAGTGGGTACAGCGGCAGCCACAGTACCGCTGGTGGTAGGCTCGGCCCCTTTTGTAGCCCGAATAGTGGAAACGTCCCTTAAAGAGATTGATCGCGGGGTGATAGAAGCAGCCATATCCATGGGTGCAAGGCCTTGGCAAATTATCACCAAGGTGTTATTGCCCGAAGCACTGCCTGGCATTATTTTAGGTCTAACCATTACCACAGTGACCGTTATCGGTTATACAGCCATGGCAGGAGTTGTGGGCGGTGGCGGCTTGGGAGACTTAGCTTATCGTTATGGTTTCCAGCGATTTGATACAATCACCACTTGGGCTGTGGTGGTAATATTGGTGGTTATGGTGCAATTGGTGCAATCATTCGGTAGTTGGTTATCCAACACCGTTAATAAGAAATAA